A portion of the Pararge aegeria chromosome 10, ilParAegt1.1, whole genome shotgun sequence genome contains these proteins:
- the LOC120626909 gene encoding uncharacterized protein LOC120626909 has translation MTSRHHNHSPPNSQLEHIQREENPDDTAVVITSRKGKEMLLFHKYTYRKQYATGGKTRWVCSTKKNCHAVVFTNSTNIITSALEAHNHDPPKYYLKPNNLLEAIRQPLLFESE, from the exons ATGACCTCCAGGCATCATAATCATTCTCCACCAAATTCCCAATTGGAACATATTCAAAGGGAGGAAAATCCAGATG ACACAGCAGTCGTCATCACCTCTCGCAAAGGCAAAGAGATGCTACTGTTCCATAAGTATACCTACCGCAAACAGTACGCCACGGGCGGCAAGACAAGATGGGTGTGCTCGACCAAGAAGAATTGTCACGCAGTAGTATTCACAAACTCCACCAACATTATAACATCCGCTTTAGAGGCACATAATCATGATCCTCCGAAATACTATCTAAAACCTAACAACCTGTTAGAAGCCATCAGGCAACCTTTACTTTTTGAATCTGAATAA